A window of Castanea sativa cultivar Marrone di Chiusa Pesio chromosome 1, ASM4071231v1 contains these coding sequences:
- the LOC142621824 gene encoding uncharacterized protein LOC142621824 isoform X1, producing the protein MLLHSLPTANYLTKPKPQNSSISFHTSYSSPTNSSVSFLCKHSNCHGKQEQTQKCRDGLNLNFIRANKLLKDLSTWGIGGPCNYFVQVHNQTQLVSAIRYCHEHSIRFIIIGKGSNCLFDDLGFDGCVILNRIEFLESNEPGIYRVGSGFRFNKLGMQCSNEGFTGLEFAGGIPGTVGGATYMNAGANGQETADVVDSVEIVKNDGRFQTLNRINLKFGYRTSPFKFMKDLGSILAVTFQLQPSGSAKRRLREYLERRRVSQPTGERSAGSVFQNPPNLGIAAAELIEKSGLKGFRVGGAMVSNIHANFFINSGRSTSQDMLDLIAFVKEKVDQKFGVQLKEEVLYVHPYCNDLNPNREMTSHVNLIFHGRKQESSAFNNF; encoded by the exons ATGCTTCTTCACTCACTTCCCACTGCTAATTACCTCACCAAACCCAAACCACAAAACTCTTCCATTTCATTTCACACTTCATATTCATCACCAACAAACTCATCAGTCTCCTTTCTATGTAAGCACAGCAACTGTCACGGCAAACAAGAGCAAACCCAGAAGTGCAGGGATGGTTTGAACTTGAATTTTATTCGTGCCAACAAGCTCTTGAAGGATCTTAGCACTTGGGGGATTGGTGGACCTTGCAATTATTTTGTCCAAGTTCACAATCAAACCCAGCTTGTTTCTGCTATCAG ATACTGTCATGAGCACAGCATACGATTTATTATTATCGGTAAAGGCTCAAATTGTCTTTTTGACGACTTGGGTTTTGATGGTTGTGTTATTCTGAACCGGATTGAGTTCTTGGAGAGCAATGAACCCGGTATTTATAGAGTTGGAAGTGGTTTTCGATTTAATAAATTGGGCATGCAATGTTCAAATGAAGGATTCACAGGCCTTGAATTTGCTGGAGGAATTCCTGGGACTGTAGGAGGAGCAACTTACATGAATGCTGGAGCAAATGGGCAG gAGACTGCTGATGTTGTTGATAGTGTAGAAATTGTAAAGAATGATGGAAGGTTTCAGACGCTAAACAGAATCAATCTCAAATTTGGCTACCGAACATCACCATTTAAATTTATGAAAGACTTGGGAAGCATTCTTGCAGTCACGTTCCAGCTGCAGCCCTCGGGATCAGCAAAAAGAAGACTACGAGAATATCTAGAAAG GAGGAGAGTATCTCAACCGACAGGTGAACGTAGTGCTGGTTCAGTGTTCCAAAATCCACCTAATTTGGGAATTGCAGCAGCTGAGTTGATTGAGAAATCTGGATTGAAAGGTTTTAGAGTGGGAGGAGCCATGGTATCCAACATCCATGCAAATTTCTTTATAAATTCTGGTAGATCAACTTCTCAAGACATGCTTGACCTCATTGCTTTTGTCAAGGAGAAAGTTGATCAGAAATTTGGGGTACAACTCAAGGAAGAAGTGCTATATGTTCATCCATATTGTAATGATTTGAATCCAAATAGAGAAATGACCAGTCatgtaaatttaatatttcatgGAAGGAAACAAGAAAGCTCAGCCTTTAATAATTTCTGA
- the LOC142621824 gene encoding uncharacterized protein LOC142621824 isoform X2 has translation MLLHSLPTANYLTKPKPQNSSISFHTSYSSPTNSSVSFLCKHSNCHGKQEQTQKCRDGLNLNFIRANKLLKDLSTWGIGGPCNYFVQVHNQTQLVSAIRYCHEHSIRFIIIGKGSNCLFDDLGFDGCVILNRIEFLESNEPGIYRVGSGFRFNKLGMQCSNEGFTGLEFAGGIPGTVGGATYMNAGANGQTADVVDSVEIVKNDGRFQTLNRINLKFGYRTSPFKFMKDLGSILAVTFQLQPSGSAKRRLREYLERRRVSQPTGERSAGSVFQNPPNLGIAAAELIEKSGLKGFRVGGAMVSNIHANFFINSGRSTSQDMLDLIAFVKEKVDQKFGVQLKEEVLYVHPYCNDLNPNREMTSHVNLIFHGRKQESSAFNNF, from the exons ATGCTTCTTCACTCACTTCCCACTGCTAATTACCTCACCAAACCCAAACCACAAAACTCTTCCATTTCATTTCACACTTCATATTCATCACCAACAAACTCATCAGTCTCCTTTCTATGTAAGCACAGCAACTGTCACGGCAAACAAGAGCAAACCCAGAAGTGCAGGGATGGTTTGAACTTGAATTTTATTCGTGCCAACAAGCTCTTGAAGGATCTTAGCACTTGGGGGATTGGTGGACCTTGCAATTATTTTGTCCAAGTTCACAATCAAACCCAGCTTGTTTCTGCTATCAG ATACTGTCATGAGCACAGCATACGATTTATTATTATCGGTAAAGGCTCAAATTGTCTTTTTGACGACTTGGGTTTTGATGGTTGTGTTATTCTGAACCGGATTGAGTTCTTGGAGAGCAATGAACCCGGTATTTATAGAGTTGGAAGTGGTTTTCGATTTAATAAATTGGGCATGCAATGTTCAAATGAAGGATTCACAGGCCTTGAATTTGCTGGAGGAATTCCTGGGACTGTAGGAGGAGCAACTTACATGAATGCTGGAGCAAATGGGCAG ACTGCTGATGTTGTTGATAGTGTAGAAATTGTAAAGAATGATGGAAGGTTTCAGACGCTAAACAGAATCAATCTCAAATTTGGCTACCGAACATCACCATTTAAATTTATGAAAGACTTGGGAAGCATTCTTGCAGTCACGTTCCAGCTGCAGCCCTCGGGATCAGCAAAAAGAAGACTACGAGAATATCTAGAAAG GAGGAGAGTATCTCAACCGACAGGTGAACGTAGTGCTGGTTCAGTGTTCCAAAATCCACCTAATTTGGGAATTGCAGCAGCTGAGTTGATTGAGAAATCTGGATTGAAAGGTTTTAGAGTGGGAGGAGCCATGGTATCCAACATCCATGCAAATTTCTTTATAAATTCTGGTAGATCAACTTCTCAAGACATGCTTGACCTCATTGCTTTTGTCAAGGAGAAAGTTGATCAGAAATTTGGGGTACAACTCAAGGAAGAAGTGCTATATGTTCATCCATATTGTAATGATTTGAATCCAAATAGAGAAATGACCAGTCatgtaaatttaatatttcatgGAAGGAAACAAGAAAGCTCAGCCTTTAATAATTTCTGA
- the LOC142621825 gene encoding protein ABA DEFICIENT 4, chloroplastic isoform X3 — protein sequence MGFSLRSNGSEFCGQRVARVGVNMHRDWSFLGGSKIISTPKVARCALYQKGSGVFTSLLSGSQLASSVFSLGTVAVLPFYTLMVLAPNAELTKKSVESSMPYVVLGLLYAYLLYLSWTPETLRMIFASKYLLPELPGIVKMFSSEMTLASAWIHLLVVDLFAARQVFHDGLENQIETRHSVSFCLLFCPIGILTHVITKALTRRSRNA from the exons ATGGGTTTTTCTCTTAGAAGTAATGGCTCTGAATTTTGTGGCCAACGGGTTGCAAGAGTGGGAGTCAACATGCACAGGGACTGGAGTTTTCTAGGAGGATCAAAAATTATTTCTACACCAAAAGTTGCAAGATGTGCTCTTTATCAAAAAGGCTCTGGAGTGTTCACTTCAC TGTTGTCAGGTTCTCAACTGGCTAGCAGTGTTTTTTCATTGGGAACAGTAGCTGTTCTCCCATTTTACACCCTCATGGTTCTGGCTCCTAATGCTGAACTG ACCAAAAAATCTGTGGAAAGTAGTATGCCATACGTAGTGCTTGGACTTCTATATGCATATCTACTATACCTCTCTTGGACGCCTGAAACACTCCGGATGATTTTTGCAAGTAAATACTTGCTGCCAGAG CTGCCTGGCATTGTAAAGATGTTCTCAAGCGAGATGACTTTAGCTTCTGCATGGATTCACTTGTTGGTTGTAGATCTCTTTGCTgcaag GCAGGTTTTTCATGATGGACTGGAAAACCAAATTGAGACTCGGCATTCAGTTTCTTTTTGCCTGCTTTTTTGTCCCATTGGAATCCTTACTCATGTCATCACCAAAGCACTGACCAGAAGGTCCAGAAATGCCTGA
- the LOC142621825 gene encoding protein ABA DEFICIENT 4, chloroplastic isoform X2, whose amino-acid sequence MAFSSFLCHFPISFKSITPRHDVRMGFSLRSNGSEFCGQRVARVGVNMHRDWSFLGGSKIISTPKVARCALYQKGSGVFTSLLSGSQLASSVFSLGTVAVLPFYTLMVLAPNAELTKKSVESSMPYVVLGLLYAYLLYLSWTPETLRMIFASKYLLPELPGIVKMFSSEMTLASAWIHLLVVDLFAARQVFHDGLENQIETRHSVSFCLLFCPIGILTHVITKALTRRSRNA is encoded by the exons ATGGCcttctcttctttcctttgCCACTTTCCAATCTCATTCAAG TCTATAACACCACGGCATGATGTCAGAATGGGTTTTTCTCTTAGAAGTAATGGCTCTGAATTTTGTGGCCAACGGGTTGCAAGAGTGGGAGTCAACATGCACAGGGACTGGAGTTTTCTAGGAGGATCAAAAATTATTTCTACACCAAAAGTTGCAAGATGTGCTCTTTATCAAAAAGGCTCTGGAGTGTTCACTTCAC TGTTGTCAGGTTCTCAACTGGCTAGCAGTGTTTTTTCATTGGGAACAGTAGCTGTTCTCCCATTTTACACCCTCATGGTTCTGGCTCCTAATGCTGAACTG ACCAAAAAATCTGTGGAAAGTAGTATGCCATACGTAGTGCTTGGACTTCTATATGCATATCTACTATACCTCTCTTGGACGCCTGAAACACTCCGGATGATTTTTGCAAGTAAATACTTGCTGCCAGAG CTGCCTGGCATTGTAAAGATGTTCTCAAGCGAGATGACTTTAGCTTCTGCATGGATTCACTTGTTGGTTGTAGATCTCTTTGCTgcaag GCAGGTTTTTCATGATGGACTGGAAAACCAAATTGAGACTCGGCATTCAGTTTCTTTTTGCCTGCTTTTTTGTCCCATTGGAATCCTTACTCATGTCATCACCAAAGCACTGACCAGAAGGTCCAGAAATGCCTGA
- the LOC142621825 gene encoding protein ABA DEFICIENT 4, chloroplastic isoform X1, with protein sequence MAFSSFLCHFPISFKIVHSGQSITPRHDVRMGFSLRSNGSEFCGQRVARVGVNMHRDWSFLGGSKIISTPKVARCALYQKGSGVFTSLLSGSQLASSVFSLGTVAVLPFYTLMVLAPNAELTKKSVESSMPYVVLGLLYAYLLYLSWTPETLRMIFASKYLLPELPGIVKMFSSEMTLASAWIHLLVVDLFAARQVFHDGLENQIETRHSVSFCLLFCPIGILTHVITKALTRRSRNA encoded by the exons ATGGCcttctcttctttcctttgCCACTTTCCAATCTCATTCAAG ATTGTTCACTCAGGGCAGTCTATAACACCACGGCATGATGTCAGAATGGGTTTTTCTCTTAGAAGTAATGGCTCTGAATTTTGTGGCCAACGGGTTGCAAGAGTGGGAGTCAACATGCACAGGGACTGGAGTTTTCTAGGAGGATCAAAAATTATTTCTACACCAAAAGTTGCAAGATGTGCTCTTTATCAAAAAGGCTCTGGAGTGTTCACTTCAC TGTTGTCAGGTTCTCAACTGGCTAGCAGTGTTTTTTCATTGGGAACAGTAGCTGTTCTCCCATTTTACACCCTCATGGTTCTGGCTCCTAATGCTGAACTG ACCAAAAAATCTGTGGAAAGTAGTATGCCATACGTAGTGCTTGGACTTCTATATGCATATCTACTATACCTCTCTTGGACGCCTGAAACACTCCGGATGATTTTTGCAAGTAAATACTTGCTGCCAGAG CTGCCTGGCATTGTAAAGATGTTCTCAAGCGAGATGACTTTAGCTTCTGCATGGATTCACTTGTTGGTTGTAGATCTCTTTGCTgcaag GCAGGTTTTTCATGATGGACTGGAAAACCAAATTGAGACTCGGCATTCAGTTTCTTTTTGCCTGCTTTTTTGTCCCATTGGAATCCTTACTCATGTCATCACCAAAGCACTGACCAGAAGGTCCAGAAATGCCTGA